In Lysinibacillus sp. FSL M8-0337, the following proteins share a genomic window:
- a CDS encoding histidine kinase: MKHVKGRLDESILVCVYYGLNGERLIRRGHKMATMLDCPLYILSVDSQPLDAFDAEKSGYIEQWKNLSEELDVEKFILVDNEKRPIQKVIAEVAKNYGISQIIVGQSAQSRWEEITKGSFLNVLLKEVPFVDFHIVAVQRPTEDDAYDTYEKGVRAYLIKEQDNFKVAFTCPKYVSIEGIFFKEIGTDFDNGIFKFTYNDKMHEIHISEGLVTDKEKLPQEFTSPLRQ, translated from the coding sequence ATGAAGCATGTAAAAGGGAGATTGGACGAAAGTATTTTAGTATGTGTCTATTATGGGCTTAACGGGGAACGCTTAATTCGTCGCGGTCATAAAATGGCTACGATGCTCGATTGCCCACTTTATATTCTTTCAGTCGATTCACAACCTCTCGATGCATTTGATGCAGAGAAATCTGGTTATATTGAACAGTGGAAAAACCTATCTGAAGAACTTGATGTTGAAAAATTTATTTTAGTAGATAATGAAAAACGCCCAATTCAAAAGGTTATTGCTGAAGTGGCTAAAAATTACGGTATTTCACAAATTATCGTAGGTCAAAGTGCACAAAGTCGTTGGGAGGAAATTACAAAGGGCTCTTTCCTAAACGTTCTGTTAAAGGAAGTTCCTTTTGTAGACTTTCACATTGTCGCTGTCCAACGACCAACTGAAGATGATGCCTATGATACATATGAAAAAGGGGTACGTGCTTATTTGATTAAAGAACAGGACAATTTCAAAGTAGCCTTTACCTGTCCTAAATATGTTTCAATTGAAGGTATTTTCTTTAAAGAAATTGGCACTGATTTTGACAATGGGATTTTTAAATTCACGTACAATGATAAAATGCATGAAATCCATATTTCTGAAGGTCTAGTAACAGATAAAGAAAAATTGCCACAAGAGTTTACTTCTCCGTTACGTCAATAG
- a CDS encoding Na+/H+ antiporter subunit A, translating to MATVLFAILLPFVCAALIPLLYRRLRRMAHLGWFVLSVPIILFILLARYIPQIAEGKTFIDTYEWIPSFNINFTTYLDGLSIIFGLLITGVGSLVILYSIFYLSTKESLHHFYCYLLLFMGAMLGVVFSDNLMVLYTFWELTSVSSFLLIAFWHHRKASRAGARKAMTITVFGGLSMLAGFLMLYVASGTFSIRDIVSNVEMIREHTLFVPALLLILIGAFTKSAQFPFHIWLPDAMEAPTPVSAYLHSATMVKAGIYIVARFSPVFGGEPVWFWLVSGIGLVTLFWGSFNAVRQTDLKALLAFSTVSQLGLIMSLFGLGSVGHYFGYAESSIIYTQASFAALFHLINHSTFKGALFMMVGIVDHEVGTRDIRRLGGLMALMPVTFTIAVIGGFSMAGLPPFNGFLSKEMFFAAVLAIREVEVFSIDTWGILFPVVAWVASIFTFVYSMILIGHTFFGKLQPNKLDKKPHEAPIGMLISPVILCLLAVTIFFFPNVLGHYILQPAMASIYPTFPTVSELTPHISAWHGVNTELLMTFGVIIIGFILFKTLKSWKPLFRVFSQNYTFNSYYNHLINFSEKGSMKLTNRYMSGNLTHYFVYIYVFFVALIAGYFIWSDAMVFEFTKDSPVESYELVLVFVMMFAAIWMIFAKGRITAMLLNGVLGYSIAFFFVIFRAPDLALTQLVVESVTTALFLLCFKYLPDLMPENSRKRVKWSNAIIAIFAGATVTLVGLAVVHYDRFETVALYFNDAYDLAGGSNIVNTILGDFRAFDTMLEVVVLLIAGLGVYTLTKLKPRKEEADHEN from the coding sequence TTGGCCACAGTTCTCTTTGCGATACTTTTACCATTTGTTTGTGCTGCGCTGATTCCCTTGCTTTACAGGCGACTAAGGCGAATGGCACATTTAGGCTGGTTTGTTTTATCCGTTCCAATCATATTGTTTATTTTACTCGCACGGTACATTCCTCAAATTGCCGAGGGTAAAACATTTATTGATACATATGAGTGGATTCCCTCTTTTAATATAAACTTCACGACATACCTCGATGGACTCAGTATCATTTTTGGATTGCTGATTACAGGTGTAGGTAGTTTAGTTATTTTATATTCAATTTTTTATTTATCAACGAAAGAATCTCTTCATCATTTTTACTGCTACTTATTACTATTCATGGGCGCTATGCTCGGCGTCGTCTTTTCAGATAATTTAATGGTGCTATATACGTTTTGGGAATTAACAAGCGTCTCATCATTTTTGTTAATCGCCTTCTGGCATCATCGTAAAGCTTCACGTGCTGGTGCACGAAAAGCCATGACGATCACAGTCTTCGGTGGTCTTTCCATGCTCGCAGGTTTTCTAATGTTATATGTAGCATCTGGGACATTTAGTATCCGTGACATTGTGTCTAACGTTGAGATGATACGCGAGCACACATTGTTTGTTCCTGCGCTATTGTTAATTTTAATAGGTGCTTTTACTAAATCAGCTCAATTTCCATTTCATATTTGGTTGCCTGATGCGATGGAGGCGCCAACTCCAGTTAGTGCCTACCTCCACTCAGCTACGATGGTGAAGGCTGGAATTTATATAGTTGCGCGTTTCTCTCCAGTATTTGGTGGTGAGCCAGTTTGGTTTTGGTTAGTAAGTGGAATTGGCCTTGTAACATTATTTTGGGGCTCGTTCAATGCTGTACGTCAAACAGACTTAAAGGCTTTACTTGCCTTTTCAACTGTCAGCCAGCTTGGGTTGATTATGAGTTTATTTGGCTTGGGCTCTGTGGGTCACTATTTTGGCTATGCAGAAAGTTCCATTATATACACACAGGCAAGCTTTGCGGCATTGTTCCATCTTATTAATCACTCCACGTTTAAAGGGGCGTTATTTATGATGGTCGGTATTGTCGATCATGAAGTTGGTACACGCGATATTCGACGCCTTGGTGGTTTAATGGCTTTGATGCCTGTGACATTTACGATTGCAGTAATAGGTGGTTTTTCGATGGCGGGATTACCACCGTTTAATGGCTTCTTAAGTAAGGAAATGTTCTTTGCCGCGGTTTTGGCTATTCGTGAGGTTGAGGTCTTTTCCATCGATACGTGGGGCATACTGTTCCCCGTTGTAGCATGGGTTGCAAGTATTTTTACGTTTGTATACAGCATGATTTTAATTGGCCATACTTTCTTTGGGAAGCTACAGCCGAATAAGTTGGACAAAAAACCACACGAGGCACCAATTGGGATGCTAATTTCGCCAGTAATACTTTGTTTATTAGCAGTGACTATTTTCTTTTTTCCAAATGTTCTCGGACATTATATCTTACAGCCTGCGATGGCTAGTATATATCCAACTTTTCCAACGGTTAGTGAGTTAACACCACATATTTCTGCATGGCATGGTGTGAATACAGAATTATTAATGACCTTTGGTGTAATCATTATTGGCTTTATATTATTTAAAACATTAAAAAGCTGGAAGCCACTATTCCGAGTCTTTTCGCAAAATTATACATTTAATAGCTATTATAATCATCTTATTAATTTTAGTGAAAAAGGTTCAATGAAGCTTACGAACCGCTATATGTCTGGCAATTTAACTCATTACTTTGTCTATATCTATGTATTTTTTGTTGCGCTGATTGCAGGATACTTTATTTGGTCTGATGCCATGGTATTTGAATTTACTAAGGATTCACCTGTTGAATCTTATGAGTTAGTTTTAGTGTTTGTCATGATGTTTGCTGCAATCTGGATGATATTTGCCAAAGGGCGAATTACAGCAATGCTTTTAAATGGAGTTCTCGGTTATTCGATTGCCTTCTTCTTCGTTATATTTCGAGCACCTGATTTAGCGCTGACACAACTAGTTGTTGAGTCCGTGACAACAGCATTATTCCTGCTATGTTTTAAATATTTACCGGATTTAATGCCTGAAAACTCACGCAAGAGAGTGAAGTGGTCAAATGCTATTATTGCTATTTTTGCAGGGGCTACGGTGACATTAGTCGGCTTGGCGGTTGTACATTATGACCGTTTTGAAACGGTAGCACTGTATTTTAATGATGCTTATGATTTAGCAGGTGGTTCAAACATCGTTAACACCATTTTAGGAGATTTTCGTGCATTTGATACGATGTTAGAGGTTGTCGTTCTTTTAATAGCTGGCTTAGGCGTGTACACGTTAACAAAACTAAAGCCGCGAAAAGAGGAGGCAGACCATGAAAATTAA